The Zeugodacus cucurbitae isolate PBARC_wt_2022May chromosome 4, idZeuCucr1.2, whole genome shotgun sequence genome includes the window GCCCCTGCTGCCTTCTCGTATGCCCCCGCATACGCACCAACTCTGCGTTATGCCGCCGCCCCCGCTCCAGTTGTGTGGTAAAGAGAACCATAAACGATATGTTAAAGATAGACTGTGATAGTTTTTAagcgattaaaaaatattattgaaatatagacaaataactAATAATTACTCGAAACCgttttatattttccattttattttcgcATTAAGAGTTGcttggaaatatttgaaatttgatgATCTCGAGACATGATATTAGAATTTGCATTATATTGGTAATGGAAccacattttgaatattttccgaTTTGTACAAAATAGTAGACTGATAGTAATTGACGTTATTGGTTAGTGAGCGCTGGGCCCAGTTTCAATATATAGATCAAGTGTTAAAATGAAgatatcaaaatataaataaatagtgcCACTAATATGAGACAACTCTCATTTAAAAATGCTCGGAATCGGTAGATATATATTCCAAACCACGAATATGGAATGAGAGGATGTACATACGTATCTACAGTAGAATTTCCTCTATACTGAAAATTTTAATCATTCACTCCTTATCCTTTCCCTCCATTTGCCCAATGTTATGACTAGCACTCGATTGACTTTATAGCGATAATATATAAATTCGCCTTTTATGATTCTGTACTTAAAAATCGGCTAACTTAGTTAATTActgttatattataaaatttatttggtcGGGAACTTATTTCAAAGATCaatcaatttaatttcttaactGTTACCTATATGGATAACTTCGAGGGAAGTTGTGTCCAGGTTGTTTTGTTATATATGATTCCGCATTCTAGAATTTCCAGAACATACATTTCATTCTTCGTCTTATGGTTGAAAAAATAACCCTTGCATTCACTTTTCGGTATAATATTCCCACCAAATTCAAATCCAAATTCAAATTagaattgttttataatattttagtttaatacaACTCAGAAATGTGTACGCGACCACCATGTGTTGTCACGTGACAAATCACTCGGcttataaaatcgatttttacaaaaatcgttcCTAGGATCATATATCCTTTAAGAATAACCACAATCTACATGCAGTcccattaaaacaaaaacaagttgtTCGGATATAAAGTTTTTTACTTTGTTAATCATTATGGAACACATCAGTTGCCACAGATAAGACTTTTTGTATTGGTTGTTGATTATATCGGTGCACTAAAGAAAGAAATgactgaaaattaaatattatacgaTTAAGTTTGACATAAATTCTGAAAAGCCAtagaattaatatatattacacGAGcgtcaataaattatattactgAATTTAAAGgcatttcgaaatcaacaaatTGAATAGACGaaaaaatatgtagtaaaaaatatgtaagtaaaaatGCCCCTTCAAGATCTAGTAGCTTCATCTAGTAGCTTCTAGTAGCTGATCTAGGAACTTCAAACTgtgttaatataaataaaaattaagtacaaGGAAATTAGTTtcgaattaataataaatatttatttcgtttaGTAAACACAGGTTCAGTACACTTTTCACCACAAAAGTTGGGGCGCAGCATAGTGGGAGACAACTGGGGCAGCCAAAGGAGCGGCAGCGTAGTGGGCAGACACTAATGGAGCAGCCAGAGGAGCAGCGGCGGCATAACGGGCAACAACGGGAGCGGATACTGGGGCGGCGGCAACAATTGAAGCAGCGGCGATGCCATTGTAGTTGCGGGCGATCACTTGGCTGCTGGTGGCGGTCACAACGGGTGCTGGAGCGGCGACAACAGCGGCGGGAGCAGCGTAGGCCAATGGAGCGGCGGCGAGGAGACCTGGTTTGGCGGCAGCGCAAGCGATGAGGGCGAAGAGAACAACGGCCTGTAGGAATAtgatacaatttttaatgatCTGATATGAGATTATATATGTGATTAATATTAGTAAGAAACTTACGTATTTGAACATCTTGAAGGTTTTGGGATTACTTGTCTGCGACTGTAGATTAAATAAAAGCTTCAGATTGATTGATACTTATAACCAAAGTTGGTTGggtatttatagtaaatttttggaaatgtgaaacatcATTAATACTCGCTAGTGTATGAATTGAAACTCTAATAAGATGTGATAGTAAAAATGTAAAGTGCATAACGGTTatgaattacaacaaaactCTATTTTAGgttcttttttgcattttcggtaCAACTTTAATTCCCACTGTTTAAAATTCGCATAAATTCGGACTTATTTATTCAAAGCATACAACCCGAGTGTCATAAACATTCGCACTCGTGTACAAGCACCTTAGCATTTGTGGTCACTTACAGTAGCTCCGACAAGCAGTTGACCACGAGCGATGCAGAAATGCACTGAATTGTAATGAGGGGAAGTGGTAATTTGTACGctctttattgtttgtttttttcatgatttttatatcatttgaggatgcatatttaaaataatgataatgatgAAACAGTTAATGCAGTTGAGTTTACTATAAAAAGGCGAATTCACTGAACAGATGATATCAATCACTTGCCAACGTTTAGTCAAGAAGCAACCAACCAAAACTCatcaaaaatgttcaaatacgtaagttttcaattcaaaaagtattcaaaataccgttataaataatttgtgtttaattttttaccaaacaGGCCGTTGTACTCTTCGCTCTGATCGCCTGTGCTGCTGCCAAACCCCATATCCTTGCCACCGCTCCATTGGCCTACGCTGCTCCCGCCGCTGTTGTCGCCGCTTCAGCTCCCGTTGTGACCGCCACCAGCAGCCAAGTGATCGCCCGCAACTACAATGGCATCGCCGCTGCTCCAATTGTTGCCGCCGCACCAGTAGCCGCTCCCGTTGTTGCACGTTATGCCGCTGCTGCCCCTCTGGCCGCTCCATTGGTATCTGCCCACTATGCTGCCGCTCCTTTGGCTGCCCCAGTTGTCTCCCACTATGCTGCTGCCCCTTTGGCTGCTGCTCTTTGGTAAACGTTGTTTATTGatcgaaataaaagaaaattgattATGATTTAAATTAAACATGTTTTTAGTCTTTATATGGTGTAACACGCCTGCAGTTCAAAATTCAGGAAGATCAGAATCTAGTTGATTAGTAAAATCTAGTCTTCAATGATTTCGAATGAATTGGTGTATAAGATAATATGTTAGAATATATTTCGTACTACTGCTGTTGATGATCCGACTATTTGTATCTACGCAtattatatgggtgattctacgataagaggtaaatTGTGCTGCAATCAGCTTACTGCATTGCTAAGTAAaagacaaaattattttgtttgtttcataCTAGCCGACCGCTCCGTCTTCGCCCTATATCGAACATCCGTTTACGGTAAAATATTTCCGGTTGCTTCATTTCCGGCGCATCACTCCATCAGTGACCAATATTCAGccaccccatttccggttccggcaatatcgttatccatatccgtttccggatgccccatttccggttccggtaacatcatatccggttgCCTCATAAGCTCAATGAACCCAACCTGGTCACGTGATGTaattacaagatcacgtgatatatttgtttacaggtcattgaccccgaccagatcacgtgatgtcaattaaaGGTCACGTGATACCCCACCTTGATCACGTGATGGAATTaaaagatcacgtgatatttttct containing:
- the LOC105211515 gene encoding cuticle protein 16.5 — protein: MFKYAVVIFAAIACAAAKPHILAAAPLAVAAPAPIITATSSQVVARTHNGIALAPVVAPAPIAPIAPVAPVAKVVAPLAAPIAPLAAPAPLIARYAAAPAPLVARYAAAPFAYSAPLASYAAPAAFSYAPAYAPTLRYAAAPAPVVWYDINHLPTFSQEATNQNSSKMFKYAVVLFALIACAAAKPHILATAPLAYAAPAAVVAASAPVVTATSSQVIARNYNGIAAAPIVAAAPVAAPVVARYAAAAPLAAPLVSAHYAAAPLAAPVVSHYAAAPLAAALW
- the LOC105211506 gene encoding pupal cuticle protein G1A-like — translated: MFKYAVVLFALIACAAAKPGLLAAAPLAYAAPAAVVAAPAPVVTATSSQVIARNYNGIAAASIVAAAPVSAPVVARYAAAAPLAAPLVSAHYAAAPLAAPVVSHYAAPQLLW